One Cyclopterus lumpus isolate fCycLum1 chromosome 7, fCycLum1.pri, whole genome shotgun sequence DNA window includes the following coding sequences:
- the LOC117733558 gene encoding SAM pointed domain-containing Ets transcription factor-like isoform X1, translating to MSMGSPGCEHTGCVVHSPLYISQPLTDTRMSWPDEAEDVKPPRGLLGLPELSWPGVYLPCYDRLAMEENPWMLRMTEAPAPVAPPSRTLEPSPAKPSLPQEPPSEMEGQVEERCLEQVQTMVVGEVLKDVDTACKLLNIAPDPLDWSYVHVQKWLLWTEHLYRLPQVSTMFQEVSGRDLCSMTEADFRQRSSQFGDMLYAHLDIWRSAEAMKEYCPPEDSKSAADDPWSDVMRTYPSQPIHLWQFLRELLLKPHNYSRCIRWLNKEKGIFKIEDSALVARLWGIRKNRPAMNYDKLSRSIRQYYKKGIIRKPDVSRRLVYQFVNPV from the exons ATGAGCATGGGGAGTCCAGGCTGTGAACACACTGGCTGCGTGGTGCACTCGCCTCTCTACATCAGCCAACCCCTCACCGACACCAGGATGTCCTGGCCGGACGAGGCGGAGGACGTCAAACCGCCCCGCGGCCTGTTGGGGCTGCCGGAGCTCAGCTGGCCGGGGGTCTACCTCCCTTGCTACGACAGACTAGCTATGGAGGAGAACCCCTGGATGCTGAGGATGACAGAGGCCCCGGCTCCTGTCGCTCCTCCCTCCAGGACACTAGAGCCCAGCCCGGCCAAGCCCAGCCTGCCCCAGGAGCCCCCCTCGGAGATGGAGGGTCAGGTGGAGGAGCGCTGTCTGGAGCAGGTCCAGACCATGGTGGTAGGGGAAGTGCTGAAGGATGTCGACACGGCGTGCAAACTGCTAAACATCGCCCCAG ACCCGCTGGACTGGAGCTACGTGCACGTCCAGAAGTGGCTCCTCTGGACCGAGCACCTGTACCGGCTGCCGCAGGTCAGCACCATGTTTCAGGAGGTGAGCGGGAGAGATCTGTGCTCCATGACGGAAGCAGACTTCAGGCAACGCTCCTCGCAGTTTGGAGACATGCTGTATGCTCACCTGGACATCTGGAGGTCTG ctgAAGCGATGAAGGAGTATTGCCCACCGGAAGACAGCAAATCTG CAGCGGATGATCCCTGGTCAGATGTGATGCGCACCTACCCCAGCCAGCCCATACACCTGTGGCAGTTCCTCCGAGAGCTGCTCCTCAAGCCTCACAACTACAGCCGCTGCATCCGCTGGCTTAACAAAGAGAAAG GGATTTTCAAAATAGAAGACTCGGCTCTCGTAGCCAGGCTATGGGGCATCAGGAAGAACCGGCCGGCCATGAACTATGACAAACTGAGCCGCTCCATACGCCAGTACTACAAGAAAGGCATCATTCGAAAGCCCGATGTATCGCGCCGACTGGTCTACCAGTTCGTCAACCCCGTATGA
- the LOC117733362 gene encoding protein ILRUN-like isoform X1 encodes MEGMDLDLDLDQELMQKFSCMGTTDKDILISEFQRLLGFQLNPAGCAFFLDMTNWNLQAAIGAYYDFESPNISAPCMSFVSDVTIGEGESVPPDTPFTKTWRVQNTGAESWPPGVCLKYVGGDQFGHVNMVMVRSLDPQDMADVSVQMQSPASPGMYQGQWRMCTATGLYFGDVIWVILSVEVGGLLGVTQQLSSFQAEFNTQPHRSMEEDYNPFASPEKSKCPNSNNNSLHDASGQRVAEEHWQGSPNQLQQDQNGLSHNSVDLVANSLQSNLSVVSYNQVRSIKSSHFNHQQNGNLKV; translated from the exons ATGGAAGGcatggacctggacctggacctggaccaggaGCTCATGCAGAAATTTAGCTGCATGGGTACAACAGACAAAGACATCTTAATATCGGAATTTCAGAGGCTCCTCGGGTTCCAGCTAAACCCCGCCGGATGCGCCTTCTTCCTGGACATGACCAACTG GAATTTACAAGCAGCCATCGGAGCCTACTACGACTTTGAGAGTCCCAACATCAGTGCACCGTGCATGTCCTTTGTGAGCGATGTGACGATTGGCGAGGGCGAATCAGTTCCACCGGACACGCCTTTCACAAAGACCTGGAGAGTACAGAACACGG GTGCAGAGTCGTGGCCTCCAGGGGTTTGTTTGAAGTATGTTGGCGGAGATCAGTTCGGTCACGTGAACATGGTGATGGTGCGGTCTCTAGACCCTCAAGACATGGCCGACGTTAGCGTGCAGATGCAGAGCCCTGCGTCTCCTGGCATGTACCAGGGCCAGTGGAGAATGTGCACAGCCACCGGACTTTACTTCGGAG ATGTCATTTGGGTGATCCTGAGTGTGGAGGTCGGAGGCCTTCTCGGCGTCACGCAGCAGCTGTCCTCTTTCCAAGCGGAGTTCAACACGCAGCCTCACCGCAGCATGGAAGAAGACTACAACCCGTTCGCCTCGCCGGAGAAGAGCAAGTGCcccaacagcaacaacaacagcctccACGATGCCAGCGGTCAAAGGGTCGCAGAGGAACATTGGCAGGGAAGCCCCAACCAGCTGCAGCAAGATCAGAATGGACTTTCACACAACTCTGTGGACTTAGTAGCAAATAGTCTACAAAGCAATCTATCAGTAGTCTCTTATAACCAGGTAAGATCTATCAAATCTTCACATTTCAATCATCAGCAGAATGGCAACTTGAAAGTCTGA
- the LOC117733473 gene encoding protein kinase C and casein kinase substrate in neurons protein 1-like, with translation MSGSYDECAVADDTMDSFWEVGNYKRAVKRVDDGHRLCNDLMGCLQERAKIEKAYGDQLTAWSKRWRQLIEKGPQYGSVERAWLGVMTEAEKVSELHQDVKNNLTNEDVEKVKNWQKEAYHKQMIGGFKEAKEADEGFKKAQKPWAKKLKEMEAAKKYYHMACKEEKLAAAREANGKTEASVTADQQKKLHEKVDKCKQDMGKAKEKYEKSLEELNKCTPQYMECMEQVFDQCQQHEVRRLTFLKEALLDIKRHLNLTENPNYATIYRELERTILSANTQEDLKWFSNNHGPDMHMNWPAFEEYNPDQAAAPPKKKKPDGAPPTPSTDHVAPPGDRSSVSSYEKNQAYSTEWSDDEQPATLSGNENGGGSGGNGNSFEEDSSSGKGVRVRALYDYEGQEQDELTFKSGDELTKTEDEDEQGWCRGRLDSGREGLYPANYVEPM, from the exons ATGTCTGGCTCCTACGATGAATGTGCAGTTGCTGACGACACCATGGACAGCTTCTGGGAG GTGGGGAACTACAAACGTGCCGTCAAGAGAGTCGACGACGGCCATCGGCTCTGCAATGACCTCATGGGCTGCCTGCAGGAACGCGCCAAGATCGAGAAAGCGTACGGCGATCAGCTGACTGCGTGGTCCAAGAGATGGAGACAGCTCATTGAGAAAG gcCCACAGTACGGCTCCGTGGAGAGAGCCTGGCTGGGTGTGATGACCGAGGCGGAAAAGGTGAGTGAGCTACACCAGGACGTGAAGAACAACCTGACGAACGAGGAcgtggagaaggtgaagaaCTGGCAGAAGGAAGCCTATCACAAGCAGATGATCGGCGGCTTCAAGGAGGCCAAGGAGGCGGACGAAGGCTTCAAGAAGGCTCAGAAACCGTGGGCCAAAAAGCTCAAGGAG ATGGAGGCAGCGAAGAAGTACTACCACATGGCCTGCAAGGAGGAGAAGCTGGCCGCGGCCCGCGAGGCCAACGGCAAGACGGAGGCTTCTGTCACAGCAGACCAGCAGAAGAAACTGCACGAGAAAGTGGACAAATGCAAACAGGATATGGGGAAG GCTAAAGAAAAGTACGAGAAGTCTCTGGAGGAGCTGAACAAGTGCACCCCGCAGTACATGGAGTGCATGGAGCAGGTGTTTGACCAGTGCCAGCAGCATGAAGTCAGGAGGCTGACCTTCCTCAAGGAGGCCTTGCTGGACATCAAACGCCATCTTAACCTCACCGAGAACCCGAA CTATGCCACGATATACAGAGAACTGGAGCGCACCATCCTGTCTGCAAACACACAAGAGGACCTGAAGTGGTTCAGCAACAACCACGGCCCTGACATGCATATGAACTGGCCTGCATTTGAG GAATACAACCCAGACCAGGCCGCTGCTCccccaaagaagaagaaaccagaCGGAGCCCCACCCACTCCGAGCACCGACCATGTGGCTCCACCTGGTGACCGGAGCAG TGTGAGCAGCTATGAAAAGAACCAGGCTTACTCGACCGAGTGGTCCGACGATGAGCAGCCCGCCACGTTGTCCGGCAATGAAAAcggcggcggcagcggcggcAACGGCAACTCTTTTGAAGAGGACTCCAGCTCTGGGAAAGGAGTCCGTGTCCGCGCTCTCTATGACTACGAAGGCCAGGAGCAGGACGAGCTCACCTTCAAATCAG GTGACGAACTGACCAAGACCGAGGACGAAGACGAGCAAGGCTGGTGTCGAGGTCGCCTGGACAGCGGCCGAGAGGGACTGTACCCGGCCAATTACGTCGAGCCCATGTAG
- the LOC117733558 gene encoding SAM pointed domain-containing Ets transcription factor-like isoform X2 — translation MSMGSPGCEHTGCVVHSPLYISQPLTDTRMSWPDEAEDVKPPRGLLGLPELSWPGVYLPCYDRLAMEENPWMLRMTEAPAPVAPPSRTLEPSPAKPSLPQEPPSEMEGQVEERCLEQVQTMVVGEVLKDVDTACKLLNIAPDPLDWSYVHVQKWLLWTEHLYRLPQVSTMFQEVSGRDLCSMTEADFRQRSSQFGDMLYAHLDIWRSAEAMKEYCPPEDSKSADDPWSDVMRTYPSQPIHLWQFLRELLLKPHNYSRCIRWLNKEKGIFKIEDSALVARLWGIRKNRPAMNYDKLSRSIRQYYKKGIIRKPDVSRRLVYQFVNPV, via the exons ATGAGCATGGGGAGTCCAGGCTGTGAACACACTGGCTGCGTGGTGCACTCGCCTCTCTACATCAGCCAACCCCTCACCGACACCAGGATGTCCTGGCCGGACGAGGCGGAGGACGTCAAACCGCCCCGCGGCCTGTTGGGGCTGCCGGAGCTCAGCTGGCCGGGGGTCTACCTCCCTTGCTACGACAGACTAGCTATGGAGGAGAACCCCTGGATGCTGAGGATGACAGAGGCCCCGGCTCCTGTCGCTCCTCCCTCCAGGACACTAGAGCCCAGCCCGGCCAAGCCCAGCCTGCCCCAGGAGCCCCCCTCGGAGATGGAGGGTCAGGTGGAGGAGCGCTGTCTGGAGCAGGTCCAGACCATGGTGGTAGGGGAAGTGCTGAAGGATGTCGACACGGCGTGCAAACTGCTAAACATCGCCCCAG ACCCGCTGGACTGGAGCTACGTGCACGTCCAGAAGTGGCTCCTCTGGACCGAGCACCTGTACCGGCTGCCGCAGGTCAGCACCATGTTTCAGGAGGTGAGCGGGAGAGATCTGTGCTCCATGACGGAAGCAGACTTCAGGCAACGCTCCTCGCAGTTTGGAGACATGCTGTATGCTCACCTGGACATCTGGAGGTCTG ctgAAGCGATGAAGGAGTATTGCCCACCGGAAGACAGCAAATCTG CGGATGATCCCTGGTCAGATGTGATGCGCACCTACCCCAGCCAGCCCATACACCTGTGGCAGTTCCTCCGAGAGCTGCTCCTCAAGCCTCACAACTACAGCCGCTGCATCCGCTGGCTTAACAAAGAGAAAG GGATTTTCAAAATAGAAGACTCGGCTCTCGTAGCCAGGCTATGGGGCATCAGGAAGAACCGGCCGGCCATGAACTATGACAAACTGAGCCGCTCCATACGCCAGTACTACAAGAAAGGCATCATTCGAAAGCCCGATGTATCGCGCCGACTGGTCTACCAGTTCGTCAACCCCGTATGA
- the LOC117733362 gene encoding protein ILRUN-like isoform X2: protein MEGMDLDLDLDQELMQKFSCMGTTDKDILISEFQRLLGFQLNPAGCAFFLDMTNWNLQAAIGAYYDFESPNISAPCMSFVSDVTIGEGESVPPDTPFTKTWRVQNTGAESWPPGVCLKYVGGDQFGHVNMVMVRSLDPQDMADVSVQMQSPASPGMYQGQWRMCTATGLYFGDVIWVILSVEVGGLLGVTQQLSSFQAEFNTQPHRSMEEDYNPFASPEKSKCPNSNNNSLHDASGQRVAEEHWQGSPNQLQQDQNGLSHNSVDLVANSLQSNLSVVSYNQGIQEPYPFGHS, encoded by the exons ATGGAAGGcatggacctggacctggacctggaccaggaGCTCATGCAGAAATTTAGCTGCATGGGTACAACAGACAAAGACATCTTAATATCGGAATTTCAGAGGCTCCTCGGGTTCCAGCTAAACCCCGCCGGATGCGCCTTCTTCCTGGACATGACCAACTG GAATTTACAAGCAGCCATCGGAGCCTACTACGACTTTGAGAGTCCCAACATCAGTGCACCGTGCATGTCCTTTGTGAGCGATGTGACGATTGGCGAGGGCGAATCAGTTCCACCGGACACGCCTTTCACAAAGACCTGGAGAGTACAGAACACGG GTGCAGAGTCGTGGCCTCCAGGGGTTTGTTTGAAGTATGTTGGCGGAGATCAGTTCGGTCACGTGAACATGGTGATGGTGCGGTCTCTAGACCCTCAAGACATGGCCGACGTTAGCGTGCAGATGCAGAGCCCTGCGTCTCCTGGCATGTACCAGGGCCAGTGGAGAATGTGCACAGCCACCGGACTTTACTTCGGAG ATGTCATTTGGGTGATCCTGAGTGTGGAGGTCGGAGGCCTTCTCGGCGTCACGCAGCAGCTGTCCTCTTTCCAAGCGGAGTTCAACACGCAGCCTCACCGCAGCATGGAAGAAGACTACAACCCGTTCGCCTCGCCGGAGAAGAGCAAGTGCcccaacagcaacaacaacagcctccACGATGCCAGCGGTCAAAGGGTCGCAGAGGAACATTGGCAGGGAAGCCCCAACCAGCTGCAGCAAGATCAGAATGGACTTTCACACAACTCTGTGGACTTAGTAGCAAATAGTCTACAAAGCAATCTATCAGTAGTCTCTTATAACCAG GGTATACAGGAGCCCTATCCCTTTGGGCACTCTTAA